One window from the genome of Musa acuminata AAA Group cultivar baxijiao chromosome BXJ1-4, Cavendish_Baxijiao_AAA, whole genome shotgun sequence encodes:
- the LOC135642800 gene encoding serine/threonine-protein kinase BSK2-like isoform X2: protein MGCFHSKTTNVQSPDDESLVAVKADPLNGDTREQDQVPVFKEYGLAELRAATKGFSPETIVSESGEKAPNVVYRGKLEGGRLVAVKRFSKQSWADAQQFVAEAAAVGKLRHKRLVNLIGCCAAGDERLLVSEFMPNDTLSKHLFHCRVIPESVTYSYGTVLLDLLSGKHIPPSHALDLIRGKNMLLIMDSSLEGQYANEDATKLVELASACLQFEARDRPNSKSLLSALEPLQNQKEVPSHVLMGITKATQVLPTMLAPLGKACVNMDLTAVHDILLKTGYKDEEGAENELSFQEWTQRVQEMLNTKKFGDIAFRDKDFKSAIEYYSQLVAMMSVPSATVFARRGLSYLMNGQPELALRDAMQAQVCLPEWPVAFYLQALSLSKLGMETDAQDMLNDGVALELKRQSSWRG from the exons ATGGGCTGCTTCCACTCCAAGACCACCAACGTCCAGTCCCCCGACGACGAGTCCCTCGTCGCCGTCAAGGCAGATCCAC TCAATGGGGACACGAGGGAGCAGGACCAGGTGCCGGTGTTCAAGGAGTACGGGCTTGCTGAGCTGAGGGCGGCTACCAAAGGGTTCAGCCCCGAGACGATCGTTTCCGAGAGCGGCGAGAAGGCGCCGAATGTGGTGTACCGGGGGAAGCTCGAGGGGGGCCGGCTGGTGGCCGTGAAGAGGTTCTCGAAGCAGTCGTGGGCCGACGCCCAGCAGTTTGTG GCGGAGGCGGCGGCCGTGGGGAAGTTGCGGCATAAAAGGTTGGTGAACTTGATCGGATGCTGTGCAGCGGGTGATGAGAGGCTTCTAGTGTCGGAGTTCATGCCTAATGATACATTGTCCAAGCATCTCTTCCACT GCAGGGTAATTCCAGAAAGTGTAACCTATAGTTATGGAACAGTTCTCTTGGATCTTTTGAGTGGGAAGCATATTCCTCCTAGTCAT GCTCTAGATCTTATAAGAGGAAAAAACATGTTACTTATAATGGATTCATCCTTGGAGGGGCAATATGCTAATGAAGATGCTACCAAGCTTGTTGAATTAGCCTCAGCATGTCTACAGTTTGAGGCTAGAGATCGGCCCAATTCTAAGTCTCTTCTCTCTGCCTTGGAACCTCTGCAAAATCAGAAAGAG GTGCCATCGCATGTATTAATGGGCATAACAAAAGCAACACAAGTACTACCAACAATGCTTGCTCCACTTGGAAAGGCTTGTGTAAATATGGACCTAACTGCTGTGCATGATATATTGCTCAAGACAGGTTACAAGGATGAAGAAGGTGCAGAAAATGAG CTTTCTTTTCAAGAATGGACTCAACGAGTGCAAGAGATGTTGAATACAAAGAAGTTTGGAGACATTGCATTTAGAGATAAAGATTTCAAAAGTGCTATTGAGTATTATTCTCAG TTGGTGGCAATGATGTCAGTTCCATCAGCCACGGTTTTTGCTAGGCGGGGCCTGTCGTACTTGATGAATGGCCAACCAGAGCTTGCACTGAGAGATGCCATGCAAGCGCAGGTGTGTCTGCCCGAATGGCCAGTAGCCTTCTACTTGCAAGCTCTATCCCTATCGAAACTTGGAATGGAAACTGATGCCCAGGACATGCTCAATGACGGGGTCGCCTTGGAACTCAAGAGGCAGAGCAGCTGGCGAGGCTAG
- the LOC135642800 gene encoding serine/threonine-protein kinase BSK2-like isoform X1 — protein MGCFHSKTTNVQSPDDESLVAVKADPLNGDTREQDQVPVFKEYGLAELRAATKGFSPETIVSESGEKAPNVVYRGKLEGGRLVAVKRFSKQSWADAQQFVAEAAAVGKLRHKRLVNLIGCCAAGDERLLVSEFMPNDTLSKHLFHWDKHPLPWQMRVRVAYYIAQALDHCNTENRRIFHDLNAYRVLFDEDGDPRLSSFGLIKNSRDGKSYSTNLAYTPPEFMRTGRVIPESVTYSYGTVLLDLLSGKHIPPSHALDLIRGKNMLLIMDSSLEGQYANEDATKLVELASACLQFEARDRPNSKSLLSALEPLQNQKEVPSHVLMGITKATQVLPTMLAPLGKACVNMDLTAVHDILLKTGYKDEEGAENELSFQEWTQRVQEMLNTKKFGDIAFRDKDFKSAIEYYSQLVAMMSVPSATVFARRGLSYLMNGQPELALRDAMQAQVCLPEWPVAFYLQALSLSKLGMETDAQDMLNDGVALELKRQSSWRG, from the exons ATGGGCTGCTTCCACTCCAAGACCACCAACGTCCAGTCCCCCGACGACGAGTCCCTCGTCGCCGTCAAGGCAGATCCAC TCAATGGGGACACGAGGGAGCAGGACCAGGTGCCGGTGTTCAAGGAGTACGGGCTTGCTGAGCTGAGGGCGGCTACCAAAGGGTTCAGCCCCGAGACGATCGTTTCCGAGAGCGGCGAGAAGGCGCCGAATGTGGTGTACCGGGGGAAGCTCGAGGGGGGCCGGCTGGTGGCCGTGAAGAGGTTCTCGAAGCAGTCGTGGGCCGACGCCCAGCAGTTTGTG GCGGAGGCGGCGGCCGTGGGGAAGTTGCGGCATAAAAGGTTGGTGAACTTGATCGGATGCTGTGCAGCGGGTGATGAGAGGCTTCTAGTGTCGGAGTTCATGCCTAATGATACATTGTCCAAGCATCTCTTCCACT GGGATAAGCACCCATTACCATGGCAGATGAGAGTGAGGGTGGCATACTACATTGCCCAAGCACTTGACCATTGTAATACTGAGAATCGGAGAATATTTCATGATCTAAATGCTTATAGAGTTCTATTTGATGAG GATGGGGATCCTCGCTTGTCTAGCTTCGGTCTAATTAAAAACAGCCGAGATGGAAAAAGTTACAGCACTAATCTTGCTTACACTCCACCAGAGTTCATGCGCACTG GCAGGGTAATTCCAGAAAGTGTAACCTATAGTTATGGAACAGTTCTCTTGGATCTTTTGAGTGGGAAGCATATTCCTCCTAGTCAT GCTCTAGATCTTATAAGAGGAAAAAACATGTTACTTATAATGGATTCATCCTTGGAGGGGCAATATGCTAATGAAGATGCTACCAAGCTTGTTGAATTAGCCTCAGCATGTCTACAGTTTGAGGCTAGAGATCGGCCCAATTCTAAGTCTCTTCTCTCTGCCTTGGAACCTCTGCAAAATCAGAAAGAG GTGCCATCGCATGTATTAATGGGCATAACAAAAGCAACACAAGTACTACCAACAATGCTTGCTCCACTTGGAAAGGCTTGTGTAAATATGGACCTAACTGCTGTGCATGATATATTGCTCAAGACAGGTTACAAGGATGAAGAAGGTGCAGAAAATGAG CTTTCTTTTCAAGAATGGACTCAACGAGTGCAAGAGATGTTGAATACAAAGAAGTTTGGAGACATTGCATTTAGAGATAAAGATTTCAAAAGTGCTATTGAGTATTATTCTCAG TTGGTGGCAATGATGTCAGTTCCATCAGCCACGGTTTTTGCTAGGCGGGGCCTGTCGTACTTGATGAATGGCCAACCAGAGCTTGCACTGAGAGATGCCATGCAAGCGCAGGTGTGTCTGCCCGAATGGCCAGTAGCCTTCTACTTGCAAGCTCTATCCCTATCGAAACTTGGAATGGAAACTGATGCCCAGGACATGCTCAATGACGGGGTCGCCTTGGAACTCAAGAGGCAGAGCAGCTGGCGAGGCTAG
- the LOC103980698 gene encoding uncharacterized protein LOC103980698, producing MMDPPPMGTTAEINRDLIMDNMSSEKEISLEFVRESLMAISQCLPDIVASDGSPVKPAAVAADAFVDQNDGTGADDYMSKLMSISYMQSPDVKPSLPLVENPGS from the exons ATGATGGATCCCCCACCTATGGGCACCACTGCAGAG ATTAATCGAGACTTGATAATGGATAACATGTCATCAGAGAAGGAGATTTCTCTAGAATTTGTACGGGAATCGCTAATGGCGATCTCACAGTGTCTACCAGATATCGTTGCATCAGATGGGTCTCCTGTTAAGCCAGCAGCAGTTGCTGCTGATGCTTTTGTTGACCAAAATGATGGTACTGGAGCAGATGATTATATGTCTAAACTGATGTCAATCTCTTACATGCAGTCACCAGATGTGAAACCTTCACTGCCATTAGTGGAAAATCCTGGTTCATAG